A single region of the Solwaraspora sp. WMMD406 genome encodes:
- the cobA gene encoding uroporphyrinogen-III C-methyltransferase — protein sequence MNLYPLGLRLAGRRVLVVGGGAVATRRVPALLDAGADVLVVSPGLTPALHGMADAGRLTWRRRRFEPADLDGVWLVQVAVDDPAAAAEASSAAEERRIFCVRADDRTEATAWTPAVTRHGPVTVAVIGGGDPQRAVRVRDAIRHRLADGTIPVAVSPPGPAGHTGAEPVEPAERAGRVFLVGAGPGDPELITVRGRRLLAEADVVVADRLVPGLLLDELPAQVELIDAAKIPYGPAAAQEEINRLIVDRARRGATVVRLKGGDPYVFGRGGEELSACLRAGISVSVVPGVTSSIAAPAAAGIPVTHRGVAHEFTVVSGHLPPEHRLSLVDWAALARLRGTLVILMGLKNLPAIVAVLLANGRPANTPAAVVQEATTGGQQTIRSNLGDVVAAVAAAGLRPPAVVVVGAVVTALDPTDPD from the coding sequence GTGAACTTGTACCCATTGGGATTGCGGCTCGCCGGACGCCGGGTGCTGGTCGTCGGTGGCGGAGCCGTCGCCACCCGGCGGGTCCCGGCACTGCTCGACGCCGGCGCCGACGTCCTGGTGGTGTCTCCCGGACTCACCCCGGCCCTGCACGGGATGGCCGACGCCGGTCGGCTGACCTGGCGGCGACGGCGGTTCGAACCGGCCGACCTCGACGGGGTCTGGCTGGTGCAGGTCGCCGTCGACGATCCCGCCGCCGCCGCCGAGGCCAGCTCGGCCGCCGAGGAGCGGCGGATCTTCTGCGTACGGGCCGACGACCGGACCGAGGCCACCGCATGGACCCCGGCGGTGACCCGACACGGGCCGGTGACCGTGGCCGTCATCGGCGGCGGCGATCCGCAGCGCGCGGTCCGGGTGCGGGACGCGATTCGGCACCGGCTGGCCGACGGGACGATCCCGGTGGCGGTGTCGCCGCCTGGTCCGGCCGGTCACACCGGTGCCGAGCCCGTTGAGCCCGCCGAGCGCGCCGGCCGGGTCTTCCTGGTCGGCGCGGGGCCGGGAGATCCCGAGCTGATCACCGTCAGGGGACGCCGACTGCTGGCCGAAGCCGACGTCGTGGTGGCCGACCGCCTCGTCCCCGGGCTGCTGCTGGACGAACTGCCCGCGCAGGTGGAGCTGATCGACGCGGCCAAGATCCCGTACGGGCCGGCGGCGGCCCAGGAGGAGATCAACCGGCTCATCGTCGACCGGGCGCGGCGTGGCGCGACCGTCGTGCGGCTCAAGGGTGGCGATCCGTACGTGTTCGGCCGGGGCGGCGAGGAACTGTCGGCCTGCCTGCGGGCCGGGATCTCCGTCTCGGTGGTACCCGGGGTGACCAGTTCGATCGCGGCTCCGGCGGCGGCCGGCATCCCGGTCACCCATCGTGGCGTGGCGCACGAGTTCACCGTGGTGTCCGGGCATCTGCCCCCGGAACACCGGCTCTCGCTGGTCGACTGGGCGGCCCTGGCCCGGCTGCGGGGCACCCTGGTGATCCTGATGGGGCTCAAGAACCTGCCGGCGATCGTGGCGGTGCTGCTCGCCAACGGCCGACCGGCAAACACCCCGGCGGCGGTGGTGCAGGAGGCCACCACCGGAGGGCAGCAGACGATCCGATCGAACCTGGGTGACGTGGTGGCGGCGGTGGCGGCGGCCGGGCTGCGACCGCCCGCCGTGGTCGTGGTCGGCGCCGTGGTCACCGCACTCGACCCGACCGATCCCGACTGA
- a CDS encoding trehalose-6-phosphate synthase, with protein sequence MTVRSSFVVVANRLPVDEVTTPEGRQWRRSPGGLVTALHPVLAQHQGTWVGWAGGAGAAPEPFDLEGIRLHPVPLSAEELERYYEGQSNATIWPLYHDAVETPAFKRRWREAYRVVNARFAEAAAEVADEGATVWVQDYQLQLVPAMLREIRPDLRIGFFLHIPFPPIELFMQMPQRAEILRGLLGADLVGFQQRLAAQNFVRLARHLLGLRYEGQMIQVDGRKVKAGAFPISIDVPEMERMAHDPAVEARAKQIRAELGDPKTVVLGVDRLDYTKGIELRLKAFRELLADGKLTVPDAVMVQVATPSRERVEHYQALRVKVEREVGRINGEFGRVGVPAVHYLHQSYSRSELAALYRAADVMMVTPLRDGMNLVAKEYVAARADTGGALVLSEFAGAATELRQAFLCNPHDPDGVKDALLRAVHVDSSEARRRMRIMQRHLRTHDVGHWARSFLTELGVPETEE encoded by the coding sequence GTGACGGTTCGGAGCTCGTTCGTAGTGGTCGCCAACCGCCTGCCGGTGGACGAGGTGACCACTCCCGAAGGTCGCCAGTGGCGACGCAGTCCAGGCGGTTTGGTAACGGCCCTGCATCCGGTGCTCGCCCAGCACCAGGGCACCTGGGTGGGCTGGGCCGGTGGAGCCGGTGCCGCACCCGAGCCGTTCGACCTCGAGGGTATTCGGCTGCATCCGGTGCCGTTGAGCGCCGAAGAACTGGAACGTTACTACGAAGGACAGTCCAACGCCACGATCTGGCCGCTGTACCACGACGCGGTCGAGACGCCGGCTTTCAAGCGCCGCTGGCGAGAGGCGTACCGGGTGGTCAACGCCCGGTTCGCGGAGGCCGCCGCGGAGGTGGCCGACGAAGGCGCGACCGTCTGGGTGCAGGACTATCAGCTCCAGCTGGTGCCGGCGATGCTCCGGGAGATCCGTCCTGACCTGCGGATCGGGTTCTTCCTGCATATCCCGTTCCCACCGATCGAACTGTTCATGCAGATGCCGCAGCGGGCCGAGATCCTGCGCGGTCTCCTCGGTGCGGACCTGGTCGGTTTCCAGCAACGGCTGGCGGCGCAGAACTTCGTCCGGCTGGCCCGGCACCTGCTGGGCCTGCGCTACGAGGGCCAGATGATCCAGGTCGACGGCCGAAAAGTCAAGGCCGGGGCGTTCCCGATCTCGATCGACGTACCCGAGATGGAACGGATGGCGCACGACCCGGCGGTGGAGGCGCGCGCCAAGCAGATCCGCGCCGAGCTGGGCGATCCCAAGACCGTCGTGCTCGGCGTCGACCGACTGGACTACACCAAGGGAATCGAACTCAGGCTGAAGGCTTTCCGTGAGCTACTTGCTGACGGAAAGCTGACAGTTCCGGACGCGGTTATGGTGCAGGTCGCCACTCCGAGCCGCGAGCGGGTCGAGCACTACCAGGCACTTCGGGTCAAGGTCGAGCGCGAAGTTGGCCGGATTAATGGCGAATTCGGCCGGGTAGGTGTCCCCGCTGTGCACTACCTCCACCAGTCGTACAGTCGCAGTGAACTCGCCGCGCTCTACCGCGCGGCCGATGTGATGATGGTGACACCACTGCGAGACGGAATGAACCTGGTGGCCAAGGAGTACGTCGCGGCCCGCGCCGACACCGGCGGGGCACTCGTACTCAGTGAGTTCGCCGGCGCCGCAACGGAGCTGCGTCAAGCGTTCCTGTGCAACCCGCACGACCCGGACGGAGTCAAGGACGCGTTACTGCGGGCGGTACACGTCGACAGTTCCGAGGCCCGGCGGCGGATGCGAATCATGCAACGCCACCTGCGGACCCACGACGTCGGCCACTGGGCCCGCTCCTTCCTCACAGAACTCGGTGTGCCCGAGACGGAGGAATGA
- the cobT gene encoding nicotinate-nucleotide--dimethylbenzimidazole phosphoribosyltransferase gives MLDATLSALRPADSAAMEQARNLHARLTKPAGSLGVLENLSVRLAGLAGGCPPPLPQPGAVAVFAGDHGVHRQRVTGWPQEVTAQMVTNFLTGGAVVNAFARQTGATVTVVDVGVVGPLDPAPGLISARIRAGTDDLSAGPAMTVEQARAAVETGIRVAGELHDAGARALLTGDMGIANTTAAAALVAGFTAATAVEVTGRGTGVDDETYQRKVSVVDTALRRHQPDPNDPLGVLAAVGGVEHAALCGFVLGAAARRVPVIVDGVSAVAAALAAAAFSPLAVTAMVAGHRSVEPGATVGLRHLGLTPLVDLGLRLGEGTGALLALPIVASAVRVLHEVATFDAAGVSEK, from the coding sequence ATGCTCGACGCGACCCTGTCCGCGCTGCGCCCCGCCGACAGCGCGGCGATGGAACAGGCCCGGAACCTACACGCGCGACTGACCAAACCCGCCGGCTCGCTGGGCGTCCTGGAGAACCTGTCGGTACGGCTGGCCGGGCTCGCCGGCGGCTGCCCGCCGCCGCTGCCGCAACCCGGCGCGGTCGCTGTCTTCGCCGGCGATCACGGCGTGCACCGGCAACGGGTGACCGGCTGGCCGCAAGAGGTCACCGCGCAGATGGTGACCAACTTCCTGACCGGCGGCGCGGTGGTGAACGCGTTCGCCCGGCAGACCGGTGCGACCGTGACCGTGGTCGACGTCGGTGTCGTCGGACCGCTGGACCCCGCCCCTGGTCTGATCAGTGCCAGGATCCGAGCCGGCACCGACGACCTGTCCGCCGGTCCGGCGATGACCGTCGAACAGGCGCGGGCGGCCGTCGAAACCGGCATCCGGGTCGCTGGCGAACTGCACGACGCCGGAGCCCGAGCGCTCCTCACCGGTGACATGGGGATCGCCAACACCACGGCCGCCGCCGCGCTGGTGGCCGGGTTCACCGCAGCGACCGCCGTCGAGGTGACCGGTCGCGGCACCGGGGTCGACGACGAGACGTACCAGCGGAAGGTATCGGTGGTCGACACGGCGCTGCGCCGACACCAGCCCGACCCGAACGACCCCCTCGGGGTGCTGGCGGCCGTCGGCGGCGTGGAACACGCCGCGCTCTGCGGCTTCGTCCTCGGCGCCGCCGCCCGGCGGGTGCCGGTGATCGTCGACGGGGTCAGCGCGGTCGCCGCCGCCCTCGCGGCAGCGGCGTTCAGTCCGCTGGCGGTCACGGCGATGGTCGCCGGCCACCGCTCGGTGGAGCCGGGCGCTACGGTAGGGCTGCGACATCTCGGCCTGACGCCCCTGGTCGACCTGGGGCTGCGCCTGGGCGAGGGCACCGGCGCCCTGCTCGCTCTGCCGATCGTCGCCAGCGCGGTCCGGGTCCTGCACGAGGTGGCCACCTTCGACGCGGCGGGAGTCTCCGAGAAGTGA
- a CDS encoding thioesterase family protein has protein sequence MPAGQPAGPPAASGPGGRRYTFHAALRWSDLDAYGHLNNARFLTLYEEARVALMFSGGRAWGIDSFAEGVLIHRHEVDYLRPVDYRLGRATAEQAPSVRIELWIEEIRPSRFIVGYEMFDGDSLVSRARSVLVPFDLGQGRPRRLTEAERAFLLPYVPVAAGG, from the coding sequence CTGCCGGCAGGCCAGCCGGCAGGCCCGCCGGCAGCGTCCGGTCCGGGGGGTCGTCGGTACACCTTCCACGCCGCGTTGCGCTGGTCCGACCTGGACGCGTACGGACACCTGAACAACGCGCGGTTCCTCACTCTCTACGAAGAGGCCCGGGTGGCGCTGATGTTCTCGGGTGGCCGGGCCTGGGGCATCGACTCGTTCGCCGAAGGGGTCCTGATCCATCGACACGAGGTCGACTACCTGCGTCCGGTCGACTACCGACTCGGCCGGGCAACGGCCGAGCAGGCGCCGAGCGTCCGGATCGAACTGTGGATCGAGGAGATCCGGCCGTCCCGGTTCATCGTGGGCTACGAGATGTTCGACGGGGACTCGTTGGTCAGTCGGGCCCGGTCGGTGCTGGTTCCCTTCGATCTCGGCCAGGGACGGCCGCGCCGGCTCACCGAGGCGGAGCGCGCGTTCCTGCTGCCGTACGTGCCGGTTGCCGCCGGTGGCTGA
- the otsB gene encoding trehalose-phosphatase: MRTSVLDGDVRAAADQIDPDLRAAIGRIARMPILLVACDYDGTLAPIVEDPSKAVPLPESVAAVRALAALPQTTVAVVSSRALRDLAALSRLPSEVHLVGSHGSEFDIGFVERLSPEQLQVHSQLKRELRQLIKEQPGARLEVKPASVAVHTRGADPQVAAAVVEMVRSGPASWPDVTVTQGKEVIELSVVATDKGSALDQIRTQTSASAVLFIGDSVTDESAFANLHGPDVGIKIGPGETRAGFRVDEPIDAARVLGVLLATRRNWLYGEHAVPIERHSMLANGRTVALLTPDAKVTWLCHPKPDSSAIFADLLGGAPAGHFTVAPARGGIPLGQRYRPGTMTVETRWSGLTVTDWLDHPPAEAATGDTVVLDADSTLLRVLTGTGQAQLEFAPRPEFGQVTVQLQPVGDGLLVLGSNEPVALYSPGVEWKVVDDAGRETARATVDLAGLGGMLTMELRFGSHSLEHHTVAIAQRQAAAEQPWRDWVRGLRLPNTGRELVARSALTLRGLCHEATGSILAAATTSLPEEVGGVRNWDYRYCWLRDAAMSARALVDLGSLAEAESFLRWVDGCVERTGGHPERLHPLYTVEGFELGAEAVIDTLPGYAGSRPVRVGNLANHQLQLDVFGPIADLLAVVADARGTVRDEEWRVLEAMVQAVERRWHEPDHGLWEARLAPRHHVFSKVMCWMTVDRALHVVRRHGGGDRPEWVELRDRIGHNVLEYGWHAKAGAYTVAYGDEEMDASSLWIGLSGLLPDDDPRFLATVLKVEADLRSGPVVYRYRWDDGLPGREGGFHICTAWLIEAYLRTGRRGDAEELFEQMIATAGPTGLLPEQYDPLAERGLGNHPQAYSHLGLIRCALLLDDMFVR; encoded by the coding sequence ATGAGAACGTCCGTCCTTGACGGGGACGTACGCGCGGCGGCGGATCAGATCGACCCCGACCTGCGCGCGGCTATCGGGCGGATCGCCCGGATGCCAATCTTGCTGGTGGCCTGCGACTACGACGGCACCCTGGCCCCGATCGTCGAGGATCCGAGCAAGGCGGTGCCACTGCCGGAGTCGGTGGCGGCCGTACGGGCACTGGCGGCCCTGCCGCAGACCACGGTCGCCGTGGTCTCCAGCCGGGCGCTGCGGGACCTGGCCGCGCTGTCCCGGCTGCCCAGCGAAGTCCATCTGGTCGGCAGTCACGGCTCCGAGTTCGACATCGGCTTCGTCGAACGACTCTCCCCCGAGCAGCTCCAGGTGCACTCGCAGCTCAAGCGGGAACTCCGGCAGCTCATCAAGGAACAGCCCGGTGCCCGACTGGAGGTCAAACCGGCCAGCGTCGCGGTGCACACCCGGGGAGCCGACCCGCAGGTCGCCGCAGCGGTCGTCGAAATGGTTCGCTCCGGACCGGCCTCCTGGCCCGACGTGACGGTCACCCAGGGCAAAGAGGTGATCGAACTGTCGGTGGTCGCCACCGACAAGGGCAGCGCGCTGGACCAGATCCGCACCCAGACCTCGGCCAGCGCCGTACTGTTCATCGGCGACTCGGTGACCGACGAGAGCGCCTTCGCCAACCTGCACGGACCAGACGTCGGCATCAAGATCGGCCCCGGCGAGACCCGGGCCGGGTTCCGGGTGGACGAGCCCATCGACGCCGCTCGCGTGCTCGGCGTGCTGCTGGCGACCCGACGCAACTGGCTCTACGGCGAACACGCCGTACCGATCGAGCGCCACTCGATGCTCGCCAACGGTCGGACGGTGGCTCTGCTCACCCCGGACGCCAAGGTGACCTGGCTCTGTCACCCCAAGCCCGACTCGTCGGCCATCTTCGCCGATCTGCTCGGCGGCGCACCGGCCGGCCACTTCACGGTGGCACCGGCTCGCGGCGGCATCCCGCTCGGCCAGCGGTACCGCCCCGGCACCATGACGGTGGAAACCCGTTGGTCCGGGCTGACCGTGACGGACTGGCTGGACCATCCCCCGGCGGAGGCCGCCACCGGCGACACCGTCGTGCTCGATGCCGACTCGACGCTGCTCCGGGTGCTCACCGGTACCGGGCAGGCGCAACTGGAGTTCGCGCCAAGACCCGAGTTCGGCCAGGTCACCGTCCAGCTGCAACCGGTCGGTGACGGGCTGTTGGTACTCGGATCCAACGAGCCGGTCGCCCTCTACTCCCCCGGTGTGGAGTGGAAGGTCGTCGACGACGCCGGCCGGGAGACCGCTCGCGCCACCGTCGACCTGGCCGGCCTCGGTGGCATGCTCACCATGGAGCTGCGCTTCGGCTCGCACAGCCTGGAGCACCACACGGTCGCGATCGCGCAGCGCCAAGCAGCCGCGGAGCAGCCGTGGCGAGACTGGGTACGGGGACTGCGGTTGCCGAACACCGGCCGGGAACTCGTCGCCCGCAGCGCGTTGACGCTTCGTGGACTGTGTCACGAGGCGACCGGTTCGATCCTCGCCGCCGCCACCACGTCGCTACCGGAAGAGGTGGGCGGGGTCCGTAACTGGGACTACCGCTACTGCTGGTTGCGCGACGCCGCGATGAGCGCCCGCGCACTGGTGGATCTCGGCTCGCTGGCCGAGGCCGAGTCGTTCCTGCGCTGGGTGGACGGCTGTGTGGAACGGACCGGCGGACACCCGGAACGGCTGCACCCGCTCTACACCGTCGAGGGTTTCGAACTGGGTGCCGAAGCAGTCATCGACACGCTGCCCGGATACGCCGGTTCTCGTCCCGTACGGGTCGGCAACCTCGCCAACCACCAGTTGCAGCTGGACGTCTTCGGACCGATCGCCGACCTGCTCGCCGTCGTCGCCGACGCCCGAGGCACCGTACGCGACGAGGAGTGGCGGGTGCTGGAGGCGATGGTGCAGGCGGTCGAGCGTCGCTGGCACGAACCCGACCACGGCCTGTGGGAAGCGCGGCTGGCGCCCCGGCATCACGTCTTCTCCAAGGTGATGTGTTGGATGACCGTCGACCGGGCGTTGCACGTGGTACGTCGGCACGGCGGCGGCGATCGGCCGGAATGGGTCGAGTTGCGCGACCGGATCGGCCACAACGTGCTGGAGTACGGCTGGCACGCCAAGGCCGGCGCCTACACCGTCGCGTACGGCGACGAGGAGATGGACGCGTCCTCGTTGTGGATCGGGCTGTCCGGGCTGCTGCCCGACGACGACCCCCGGTTCCTCGCCACGGTGTTGAAGGTCGAGGCCGACCTGCGCAGCGGTCCGGTCGTCTACCGCTACCGGTGGGACGACGGGCTACCGGGCCGGGAGGGCGGATTCCACATCTGCACCGCCTGGCTGATCGAGGCCTATCTGCGGACCGGCCGACGCGGCGACGCCGAGGAACTCTTCGAACAGATGATCGCTACCGCCGGTCCCACCGGGCTGCTGCCCGAGCAGTACGACCCACTCGCCGAGCGGGGCCTGGGTAACCATCCACAGGCGTACAGCCATCTGGGCCTGATCCGATGCGCGTTGCTGCTGGACGACATGTTCGTCCGGTGA
- the cobC gene encoding Rv2231c family pyridoxal phosphate-dependent protein CobC has translation MGDNGSSGRTGHDLARRADRGATGDLAHHGDREATVDLAHHGDREATPGLVDLAVNVRTAPMPPWLAEPIRASLDTLARYPDPRPAQIAVAARHRRDPDQVLLTAGAAQGFVLLAQALRDARRPVVVHPQFTEPEAALRHAGHRVERVVLTAESGFTLDPDAIPPDADLVVIGNPTNPTSVSHPAPTLARLARPGRTLVVDEAFADTTCAAGVPGEPHSLATRTDLPGLVVVRSLTKTWGLAGLRIGYLLGPADVLRRLAVVQPLWAVSTPALVAAEICAGRRAVAAERRIAAALAADRAHLVQRLAHLPDVTVAGRPSSAFVLIHLAGADRARSRLRARGYAVRRGDTFPGLGADWLRVAVRDTATTDAFVDALAETLAETLAD, from the coding sequence ATGGGGGACAACGGCAGCAGCGGTCGGACCGGGCACGACCTCGCCCGGCGGGCCGACCGCGGGGCAACGGGCGATCTTGCCCACCACGGCGACCGCGAGGCAACGGTCGACCTCGCCCACCACGGCGACCGCGAGGCCACGCCCGGCCTGGTCGACCTCGCGGTCAACGTACGGACCGCGCCGATGCCGCCCTGGCTGGCCGAGCCCATCCGGGCCAGCCTGGACACCCTCGCCCGCTACCCCGACCCGCGCCCGGCCCAGATCGCGGTCGCCGCCCGGCACCGGCGTGACCCCGACCAGGTGCTGCTCACCGCCGGCGCGGCGCAGGGTTTCGTGCTGCTGGCCCAGGCGCTGCGGGACGCCCGCCGCCCGGTGGTCGTACACCCTCAGTTCACCGAGCCGGAAGCCGCGCTGCGCCACGCCGGACACCGGGTGGAGCGGGTCGTCCTCACCGCGGAATCGGGGTTCACCCTGGACCCGGACGCGATCCCGCCCGACGCGGACCTGGTGGTGATCGGCAACCCGACCAACCCGACCTCGGTGTCGCACCCCGCACCGACCCTGGCCCGGCTGGCCCGCCCCGGCCGAACCCTCGTGGTCGACGAAGCGTTCGCCGACACCACCTGCGCCGCCGGCGTGCCCGGCGAACCGCACTCCCTGGCCACCCGGACTGACCTACCCGGCCTGGTCGTGGTCCGCAGCCTCACCAAGACCTGGGGCCTGGCCGGGCTCCGGATCGGCTACCTACTCGGGCCAGCCGACGTGCTGCGCCGACTGGCCGTCGTACAGCCGCTCTGGGCGGTGTCGACCCCGGCGCTGGTCGCCGCCGAGATCTGCGCCGGCCGCCGGGCCGTCGCCGCCGAACGGCGGATCGCCGCCGCGCTGGCCGCCGACCGCGCTCACCTGGTCCAGCGGCTGGCGCACCTGCCGGACGTCACGGTCGCCGGGCGGCCGAGCAGCGCGTTCGTCCTGATCCACCTGGCCGGCGCGGACCGTGCCCGGTCGAGGCTGCGGGCCCGGGGCTACGCGGTACGTCGGGGCGACACCTTCCCGGGACTGGGCGCCGACTGGCTGCGGGTCGCCGTACGCGACACTGCCACCACCGACGCCTTCGTCGACGCCTTGGCCGAGACCTTGGCCGAGACCTTGGCCGACTGA
- the ettA gene encoding energy-dependent translational throttle protein EttA: MAQYIYVLERARKAHGDKVVLDNVTLSFLPGAKIGVVGPNGAGKSSLLKIMAGLDRPSNGEARLMPGYTVGLLAQEPPLNDAKTVLGNIEEAVAETKAKLERFNKIAEQMATDYSDELMTEMGQLQEELDHADAWDVDSKLELAMDALRCPPPEAEVTQLSGGERRRVALCKLLLEAPDLLLLDEPTNHLDAESVQWLEQHLAKYAGTVMAITHDRYFLDNVAGWILELDRGRAVGYEGNYSTYLEKKAARLAVEGRRDAKLKKRLGEELEWVRSNAKARQTKSKARLDRYEEMASEAEKTRKLDFEEIQIPPGPRLGNTVIEAHELTKGFGDRVLIDKLSFSLPRNGIVGIIGPNGVGKTTLFKTIVGLEQPDSGQVRVGETVQLSYVDQNRSGLDGSKTVWEVVSDGLDHLMVGKVEMPSRAYVAAFGFKGPDQQKPTKVLSGGERNRLNLALTLKIGGNVILLDEPTNDLDVETLSSLENALLEFPGCAVVISHDRMFLDRVATHILAWEGDETNPAKWFWFEGNFESYEKNKIDRLGADAARPHRVTYRKLTRD, encoded by the coding sequence GTGGCCCAGTACATTTACGTCCTGGAGAGGGCGCGTAAGGCGCACGGCGACAAGGTCGTGCTGGACAACGTGACGCTCAGCTTCCTGCCCGGTGCCAAGATCGGTGTGGTCGGTCCGAACGGTGCCGGTAAGTCCAGCCTGCTCAAGATCATGGCGGGGTTGGACCGGCCCAGCAACGGCGAAGCGCGGCTGATGCCCGGCTACACCGTCGGCCTGCTCGCCCAGGAACCCCCGCTCAACGACGCCAAGACCGTGCTCGGCAACATCGAGGAAGCCGTCGCCGAGACCAAGGCCAAGCTGGAGCGGTTCAACAAGATCGCCGAGCAGATGGCGACCGACTACTCCGACGAACTGATGACCGAGATGGGCCAGCTGCAGGAGGAGTTGGACCATGCCGACGCCTGGGACGTCGACTCCAAGCTCGAACTCGCCATGGACGCCCTGCGCTGTCCGCCACCGGAGGCCGAGGTGACTCAGCTCTCCGGTGGGGAGCGGCGCCGGGTCGCGCTGTGCAAGCTGCTGCTGGAGGCCCCGGACCTGCTGCTGCTCGACGAGCCGACCAACCACCTCGACGCTGAGAGCGTGCAGTGGCTGGAACAGCACCTGGCCAAGTACGCCGGCACCGTGATGGCGATCACCCACGACCGCTACTTCCTGGACAACGTCGCCGGATGGATCCTGGAACTCGACCGGGGTCGCGCGGTCGGCTACGAGGGCAACTACTCGACCTATCTGGAAAAGAAAGCGGCCCGGCTGGCCGTCGAGGGGCGGCGCGACGCCAAGCTCAAGAAGCGTCTCGGCGAGGAACTGGAGTGGGTGCGCTCCAACGCCAAGGCCCGGCAGACCAAGTCCAAGGCTCGGCTGGACCGCTACGAGGAGATGGCCAGCGAGGCGGAGAAGACCCGCAAGCTGGACTTCGAGGAGATCCAGATCCCGCCGGGCCCCCGGCTGGGCAACACGGTCATCGAGGCACACGAGCTGACCAAGGGTTTCGGCGACCGGGTGCTGATCGACAAGCTGAGCTTCTCGCTGCCCCGCAACGGCATCGTCGGCATCATCGGCCCGAACGGCGTCGGCAAGACCACCCTGTTCAAGACGATCGTCGGTCTGGAGCAGCCGGACAGCGGTCAGGTCCGGGTCGGCGAGACGGTCCAACTCTCCTACGTCGACCAGAACCGGTCGGGCCTCGACGGCAGCAAGACCGTCTGGGAGGTCGTCTCCGACGGACTGGACCACCTGATGGTCGGCAAGGTCGAGATGCCGTCCCGGGCGTACGTGGCCGCCTTCGGCTTCAAGGGCCCGGATCAGCAGAAGCCGACCAAGGTGCTGTCCGGCGGCGAGCGCAACCGGCTCAACCTGGCGCTGACCCTGAAGATCGGCGGCAACGTCATCCTGCTCGACGAGCCCACCAACGACCTGGACGTGGAGACACTGTCCAGCCTGGAGAACGCGTTGCTGGAGTTCCCCGGCTGCGCGGTGGTCATCTCCCACGACCGGATGTTCCTGGACCGGGTGGCCACCCACATCCTGGCCTGGGAAGGCGACGAGACCAACCCGGCGAAGTGGTTCTGGTTCGAGGGCAACTTCGAGTCGTACGAGAAGAACAAGATCGACCGGCTCGGTGCCGACGCGGCCCGACCGCACCGGGTCACCTACCGCAAGCTGACCCGTGACTAG